Genomic segment of Negativicutes bacterium:
ACCTTTTCTGACAAAATGATGCCAGCACTGCAGGGAAATCGCTTTGATTTTCTCCATCAGAACGCAATCGCCGCTGTCAAAATGAACGGTTGCCCGTGAATTTTGATATTCAAAACTGCCAGCCTGCCATTTTGAATTGTAGTCAAGAATTTTTTCCTTTTGACAGGCTTCATAACCGAGAAAATGAATTTCGCTGGGCGGCAGAACCACCACATCTCCTCTTTCCGACATCATCGGAAGATTAATTTCCCTGCCTTCAATATAACGTTCCGCAAAATAAGGCATTCCGGTCGATGCTTCCAGCCGCCGTAATTCACCTCTCAATTCTGCGATATTCTCTGCTATGACCAGTGATTTCTGCGTGACCCCCACCGAAGCGTCTTCATAGATCGGCTTCAGAATGTACTTCTGTTTGGCTGTGAAATCGCGCTGTTCGGTTAAGCTGACCCAGGCCGGGGTTGGAATTCCCAGTTTCTCTAAACGCTTTTTGCAAAGAATCTTATTCGTTGTGAGCTGCAGCGTATGCGCAGTGCAGCCTGTATATTTGATCCGCATCTCTTCATACAGATCGGAAGCCAGGTAACTCAGTTTTGCTTCTCCTGCCAGGGCTTCCACTAAATTGAAAATAAACAATGGCAGCAGGGGCTGCAGGTTGTTCAGGATCTGTCGTAAATCTTCCCGATCGCCTTGCACCGGCTGCAACGCAATCGTATAACCAAGTTCGCCGAGTGCCCTGGCAATCAGAGCGACTTGATCCAAAACATCCCGCTCATCCGGCGCAGCAGATTCATTGACCTGATTGTATAAAATCGCGACCAATCCCTTGCTCATAAAGCGACCCCGCTTTCGATTTTTTTCAAAGCGGAATCCACAATCATGCGAATCAATTCCTGATAGCCGATCCCGTTTAATTGGCAGAGAATCGGCAAGTCGGAATAATGCGGATTGAGTCCCGCCAGAGGATTGACCTCCAGAAAACTCGGGATCCCTTCGGCATTCAGCTTCAAGTCAATCCGGCCGCCATCCCGGCAGCCCAAACCGCGCCATACCTGCAGGGCGACGGCGGCGCATTGCTCACGCAGTTCCCCCGTGACAAGACGATATTTTACTTTTTCCAGATAATTGATTTTCGTTTGATAGGAATACCCCTCCGCCCAATCCGCTTCGCTCAGCAAAATTTCCATGACGCCAAGCGCTCTGGCTTCATTGCCGGATCCTGCGATACCCACCGTAAATTCGCGGCCGGGCAAGTATTGTTCCACCAAGACAGGCTGATCGAAGTTTGCCAGCAGCAGCGAGCAGGCCGTCTGCAATTCTTCCTGCGTTTGCACCGCAGAATGCCGTCCGATGCCTTTGCTGGAACCCTCCGCAACCGGTTTCACAAACATCGGAAAGCCAAATTCACAAACTTCAATGACATCTCCCCGTTGAAAGACTTTGAATTGCGGGGTGGAAATCCCCATATCGCGAATGATTCTTTTGGCAGCCGCTTTGTGCAAAGCCAAAGATAAGACCAATGGATCAGAAAAAGTATAGGGAATGGCATAAGCATCCAGCAGCGCCGGCACCTGTGCTTCTCTGCTGAGCCCGTGCAATCCCTCGGCAATATTAAAAACCAAATCCCAGCGCTGTCCCTCGGCCAAACGCCGAACCAAATTTTTAATATTGCCAATCCGGACTGTTTCATAACCGAAAGCATGCAGTGCTTCTTCCAGAGCCTCGATGGTTTCCGGTTCATCAAACTCAGCAGTTTCTTCTTTGGAATATCCCGCATTGAGATATTCGCGGCGAAGATCAAATGTGATGCCTATTCGCATCGACTCTTACCACCCTTCGTGATTTT
This window contains:
- a CDS encoding D-alanine--D-alanine ligase → MRIGITFDLRREYLNAGYSKEETAEFDEPETIEALEEALHAFGYETVRIGNIKNLVRRLAEGQRWDLVFNIAEGLHGLSREAQVPALLDAYAIPYTFSDPLVLSLALHKAAAKRIIRDMGISTPQFKVFQRGDVIEVCEFGFPMFVKPVAEGSSKGIGRHSAVQTQEELQTACSLLLANFDQPVLVEQYLPGREFTVGIAGSGNEARALGVMEILLSEADWAEGYSYQTKINYLEKVKYRLVTGELREQCAAVALQVWRGLGCRDGGRIDLKLNAEGIPSFLEVNPLAGLNPHYSDLPILCQLNGIGYQELIRMIVDSALKKIESGVAL